Genomic window (Scleropages formosus chromosome 16, fSclFor1.1, whole genome shotgun sequence):
cgagccagagcctaactcagcaacacagtgcaaggggacacacccaaaatggcacaccagtccatcacaaggcaccccaagcaggactcgaaccccacacctgccacagagcaggacccgaccaaacctgctacgccaccacgcccccttcatAGAACTCAGAAtctgtaaattgaaaattaatgtaTCAAGTCCTTAATTTGTGCTTTTGTAGATTTTTCTGGTTATGCTCCCACCGAGAAAAAGATAAACCTTACAAATAGTTTATAGgtgtattaatattattaatgcaATGTGTTACTTTGAAAGAAATCCATACATCATGCATTTTATGCAGACTGATTTATAAGAATGTCTTTTCAGACCAGATGTGCCCATATTTCTGCAAAAGCAAGCCACTGGTTGGCACTGTGTGTGAGTAGGAAAGGAACTTAAGGAGAAGGGTCTGAGCTTGTGTACAAAAGAGTTTATAGGTCTTATAGGAAGCAGGGAGGAACAGCCTTTTAGTCACATGCCATCTTGTTTCATCTGTTGTTCTTGCAGATGGGAACCTGGTGGAAGGCGATACCATCCAACTGGAGGATGGGACAACAGCATATATACAGCAAGTCACAGTTCAGCAAAAAGGTCAGTGGCGAGCACACCCAGGTACAGTGCATTTCCATCCATACCTGTAACACCCCCATctatacacacactgctgggaTTAGGCATATGTTCCAGCCATGTGGTATAAATGGATGTGCACAGTGTCATTGTATATTTGGCATGTGCTTGTGTTTAAAGTTTTGATTTTGCCTTATGATTTTACTGTTCTCCAAATAGAAGCCTTGCCTTTTGAAGATGGACAGGTGGTCCAGCTGGAAGATGGCAGCACAGCCTACATTCACCACACTCCTAAAGGTATGTCCACAGCACCTTGAAAGGTCCCCAGAGCACTCTGAAAGGTATTCCTTTTTGTAGTATTACTGTCAGGGTGTTGTGGTCTTTGTCGTGGCAGAGGGCTATGACCCAAGTGCAGTGGAAGCCGTTCAGCTGGAAGACGGTAGCACGGCCTACATCCATCACCCAGTCACCTTACAGGCAAGCCGCACTATCCTCACTGTCCAGCCAGGGGGCACTCTTGAGGAGCTGACCAGAGAACAAGCCTTAGACCCTGACACCATCTCCACACTGGAGCAGTATGCCTCCAAGGTATACATCCCAAATTTTGAAGATTACTGTAATACCGCTTTccccatttcattttcatagtcTTACCAGTATGTACGTTAACTGGTGTAGTAGCCTGTCACCCCTGCTATGGTCAAAATTCAAACCTTTCTGTGTATAACTTTTTTCTGTAACCTTTTCTTACCTGCACAGGAGGCAGAGGACAGTATCAGCAATGGTGCCAGAGTGCTCAAGGAAATGGATTCCAGGGTGGAGCACACAACGGTGCAGGTGCGTTGTGATAGGAGTGAGGGGAAGAGCTGGGGATGTGGATATGAATGGGAATAAAAGGTGAATTGGTTAACTGGACAAAAGTGTGTGGGACCAGTTAATGGCTGATGTTGAAGGGACGAGCCATTGGTAGCCAATCATGTGGAGAACACTGGGCTGTTCAATAGCACATTAACTTATTGGGAACATCGTGTGACCAGGACTTGGTGATGTCACCCACTCAGGTGATGATCGAAGAGAAGTCGTGGGCTTCCACCAAGGCACAGCAGACAACAGAGAAAAGTTTTCGGTGTGACTATGAGGGCTGTGGACGTTTGTACACCACTGCGCATCATCTCAAGGTCTCAGAAATACAATCTGTATGAATCAGCTGAAAGACCTGCTGCAGCTCAAAGCCCATCTTTACTGCTTGGCCTTAAACTTTTGCACTTTCATCCAAATAAACTATGCATTCTTACTTATATTTCTATGCTGCTATTGCATGGATTCAAGAAGGAGATTTTCTCTGAAGATTAgtaaaaagtcaaaattgtcCTGTGGGAagtattttctccttttttcttattgGACAAGCCTGATATTAGCATTGAGACAGATGTCAGAgactcctgttttttttttttttttttttgagtgattTTGCAGACTCAAAGCTGGAGAGATGCTGACTTCTTTATTTATGGTGTGGTGTGGACATTGCAGGTGCATGAACGGGCTCACACAGGAGACCGACCATACAGGTGTGATGTGCCCACCTGTGGAAAAGCCTTTGCCACGGGCTATGGACTGAAGAGTcacttgcgcacacacacaggagagaagCCTTATAAATGCCCTGAGGACATGTGCTATAAGGCTTTCAAGACATCAGGGGACCTGCAGAAGCATGTTCGCACGCACACAGGTAAACTAAGCAGGACGCGTCCAGAGTTGCAAACACCCTgatttttacaaagaaaaatacagacacattaatttaatcagtaaataattataaacctttttttaagctgctttgtccaaggtgacttagaatgtttgtgttttatgaagGCAAGCTGCGaacaattatatacccatttatattgctgggtatttttacaggAACATTTTGAGCTATGAACTTTCAGGTTACAATAATAAACTCTAAATATAGATCATCACAGGTTTGGGGTAATTTCTCTCGCTGCTCTTGTTTTGTGCCCTGGTTTCATAATCACCAATTCAGAGGGGTTTAATTAAGGAAGATCTGTGCAAAGGGAATTTAGTAGACCAGTCTGAGCCTGCTGAACTTACAGCCTTGAATGCCCCCGTACAGGTGAGAAGCCCTTCAAGTGCCCATTTGAGGGATGTGGGCGGTCCTTCACCACTTCCAACATTCGCAAGGTGCAcatccgcacacacacaggagagagaCCTTACATGTGCCCTGAGTCAGGCTGTGGGCGGGGCTTTGCCAGTGCTACCAACTACAAGAACCACATGAGAATCCACACAGGTAAGATGCCGCATAAGGACACACAAAAGAATGAACATTCAACGAGGCGTCTATTTGCTATATTAGCATCAATTTAAAGTACTATTTGAATTACAGCGCTGCGTGAACAGTATTTACCCTCTTTCCAGTTTTCTCTGTATTCACATGGAGGAGGGGGCCAAAATTCCTCATTTATAATATGAGACTGTGGTCAACAGCTACAGGGAGCATttagttgtagtcattgcagctaaaagTGGTGCAACTGGTTCCTGATTctgaaaatgcagattttttttttttccacacctaTGATTGCACTTTTTATCTTCCACACCAAGTAAATGATATAAAATCAATATTGGGGGCAATTTTTCTGTCTCAGATTCCATTGTTTACTACTGGAAATGACTAACAGATCTGATCCGATTTAATGTCAATaagctgaaaaaagcaaaaatatggaAAGGGAGCAAACACTTTTCATGCACATATGGAAGTAAATTCAGTGGTAcagctgacatttacatgtgcGCATAGTAGGAAACCTTTTCTACAGAACCTGTGTAGAACCTGTTCCCCCTGTGGTGCCCCTGTAGGTGAGAAACCATACGTGTGCACAGTGCCCGGCTGTGGCAAGCGATTCACCGAGTACTCCAGCCTGTACAAGCATCATGTggtgcacacacactgcaagccCTACACCTGCAATCACTGTGGCAAGACCTATCGGCAGACCTCCACCCTTGCCATGCACAAGCGCACAACACATGGTGACTTTGAGAGCACTGAGGAAGGTGAGCTGGGGTTGTTGGACTAGAAGGTCCACCTTTTAGGGCTTCAGTACATAAGAACAATTGAAGAGTTGATATATTACATGTAATTGTGTTTGTCTGGTTTCATCAGCCATGGAGACCCTTAAACAATTGTTTGAGGACTTGACTAAAACTTCAGTTGACTAAAAATGACTTTTAGGAGACATAAAACATGCTATAAAGAACTTTCTAACATGTCCAGCTAGTAATGTCGAGTGTCAAAAGAATGATAAAGGAATAGAAGTAATAGGTAACAACTGAAGTCAAGATGGTGTAGGAGATGAAGGAACTGAAAAGCTTAGCTGCAGAATATGTTTGAAAGTTTTTGTATCAACCAAAGAAGGTGTTGCTAAGTGGGGATTCAAAGTTTTGCACATTGCATATCAATGTTAATAACATTGATTGTATAAAAATGCTAGAAAATAATGTGATCATTTGACCAGGATTTCCTAATATGTTGCTCATAATTGTATTTagatttattgtaattatacaTGTGGGACATGGACAGAGGAATGCAGTTATTGCTATGTTGTTGCCATTTTCACATTGGCAGAGGTGGAAGCTGTGGAGCCGCCACATAAACAGCCCAGACTGGCTTTCCTGGAGGGAGGGGAGTCTAAGGAGGAGGCCTCGCAAGTTATGGTGACAGACAATACTATCAACTCCCAGGTTGCTCTAATAACACAAGATAGGGGTCAGCAGGTAGGCAGAGGGTTGCAGTATGTCTTGGACCTGATGCCTACTAAGTTATTGTGTTATGGAGTCGAGAACTCATCTCAGAATCAACGATGGCGACTGTTAGTTATACGGGTCTTCACAGGAAGTGCTTGTTGCCAGGTGAAAGTCAAAGATGAAGTGCCTGTATCTCCTACCTATGCATCCAGGTCAGCTTATCACATGAAGAGCTGCAGGCATTGGGCACAGCTATCACCATGGTGACCCAGGATGGCACCACTATCACAGTTCCTGCCAACCAAGATACTGTGGACAGCACAGGGCAGCACACAGTCACCATGGTTGCACGAGATGGCAAAGAGCTGCAGCCGGTATGGGGGTTGCTTCTGTCTCATTAGTGGGGAGATGGCATCTTTGGAAAGTGTTCACCATCTCTTAAATATTTAGTTCTTTTCCACTGTAAAATTTAATTctttgagtttgcatgttctccccatttttctgtggatttcctgtgggttttccattttcctcccacagttcagacaTGAAACCATGAAATGGTGATTCTTAATTGCCATTAGTGTGCATAGTTGGCGTGTGTGCGTCACTGCTATGCAATGGGTTGGTGTCCCTTTTGGGGCATATCCAGACTAGCCTGGCGCTGTATGCTTCTAGGAttggctccggaccaccacaaCCAAGCCTTACAAGAAGCGGTTAATGataatgagtgaatgagtaaatatttttattctctttcacaaacactcatttttattcactgtttttcttaaagttacatttctcattttctgaGTTTGATTATCTAaagtttctttgaaaatgtaagTATTTTACTTGTCACTCTGTCAGGTTGCCATAGTAACATCAGATGGCATGACTGGAGGTTCAGGGATGACCAGCCCAAGttaccagcaggtggcactctTGGCTACAGCTAATGGTACTCAGATTGCTGTCCAGGTGAGTATCCAGACCGTGGTTTCTTTCAGCCTACATACGAAGCTCTGCAAGATTAATAAACTAGAATATTTGATGCATTATAGACCAGCAGTGCAATGCACTGTGTGGCATGTGATTTCTGTAAACAGACTGACTTCACATGTTAACATGAGCATTATACATGTATAGTGTGCTGTAGATGAGAATATGTCCTCTCTGCAGATGGAGGACTGTGGACACATAATGCTGTAGTTAAACATTTGTCCCCATTTGTAGCTGGAGGACCAGCAGACTCTGGAGGAAGCCATCAGCATGGCTACTGCGGCAATCCAGCAGGGCAGTCTGTCCCAAGACGGAGGGCCTCCGTAAGGGAACTGTTGACGGACTCAAAACAGGATACCTCTGTGAGGCTGAGGAGTAGCTGTAAAGGGGCAGAGGGTTCCTAGGGGATGCCAGTTAGAGCACCAGTTAGAGAATGGTGCTGCCCTGCATTTTAGTCTCTGGACAATAGAGGCCCTGCAGCTGAAATGGAGTTCGGAAGGACAGGTTtcttttaaaccaaaaaaattgTAGAACTTCAGTTGACCTGTGAGGGACCTGGAGGAGGTacaacagtttatttttctggtTTTACTTGGCTTTGTGAGTGTTTATATGTGTATGCGTGTTTCTAAAGGATTCATTTATGTGAGTTTGTCTTTGGTTAAGTAGAATGTGTGCGTTGAAGATCAGGTGACCTGACTTGGTGCTTGTGTTCATGGTGCTTTTTTAAAGTACACTTGTAGGACAGCATGAGGATGTGGATTTAAATGCGCTAGAATGAATTGTTTTAATAAGCTActgtatgcatttttatgagATGTAAAGACGTGAATACATATCAGTGACATTATACTGTGTGCACTGCTTTCTACCTTACTCACAGATGATCAGATGCACCCTCAGTTGCTGCAGGTAAGATATAAGCAGTGAGGCTTTAACAGAAATGGAGAGGAGAACCAGCCCTAGTGGGTGAAGTGCAGCTAGTGATGTACTCTGCATTACTCCAAtcaaaattcccagctgtataaattggtcaaATGATTAAAATATCAATTATAATTCTTATTGTGTAATTGTCATATAAACACAGATATCACTGTACTTTGCCTTGATTTTGAGACCCAGATCTGTGGTTCAGTGTTAAAAGACTAGACTACAGGCAAAGGAGACTGAGTGTGTAAACAGGCATGGTCCTGCCAGGTGTTGTATTATGGTTAAATGACCTTGAAGCCTTCTGTAAGAAAAttgaaacaacaaacaaattGACATTTTATTCCTGAATCTGCTTTTGAAATGATTTACGTTATTAGCATTATCCTTCATTTACCCAagacctttgtccaaggcagcttacagcGATATGTACATTATGTAGTAGTTTGCTACATGGTGATGTGGCATATTACTCTTTATTAGCTATAAAAAATACTTGTCAACAGCATGTAATATGTAGTATTTGGACACATCTGTTACTGTTagttattatttagctgatgttagtttttttaatacaataagGGCTTACATGGTAAGAATTATATGACACTGCAAGATGAAATACTGTGCTGCAGCTAACACAAGATCAACCTAGGACTAGATGCAGTTTTCAGGATAAAAGGAAAATACTGTGCACTGTtgaactcattgtatttttttcttgtaaccTACAGTACACACTGGTTCCTCAGCTTATGAACGTGACTgagactggaagtctgttctcAACTTCTTTTGTAAAACCAAAGTCACTTTTGGTGTGAATTCAATCAAAAGCTGAGTAATGCAGATGTTGCTAGTTCTAAAAAAAGCCTTAtataaagctgtaataaaatttaaaaaacgtTTAAGacttatttgatttttttatttgctttaaacaattaaaaatgacagaaaatgtatCATTTGCACTTTCCAAATTCCAATAATTGACCCATTCATTCTGTGAACATGTGCAGTATTGGTCAGCTTCTGCACACTTTCTTCTCCCTTCATTGTTTACACAATCACAGTTTATAATAGACATTTTATGACTTACTTATAGGTTAGGTTCTGTAGAAATCTAGGACAAAGCtatatattgaaaatatttgatgttttaacattttgtatTGCTTCAGTACACATTAAAGTGAAAACTAATTTAAGATTATTGGAAATGACAACACATTGTCTCTATACTCAGTGACAATGCCAACATGCAGCATTTTCATCTTGTTATTTATCGCAGACACTCAGAAacactgtaaatactggaagggAGCTCAgtgaaggtggtcccacactcctttactgttttggtgtgttttattCCCAACTAATGGCTAGTCATGGAGTTGTACATCTTTTGCTGTGTAACagtaattttagaaaatggggaaatggacaaaatgcaatttaaaaacaatgtggaaaatgtttatcATTAATAATGCACAACCCATGGAGCCAGTGTAAATGGCTGCATCATGATGTATTGTTCCTTTGAGATTTGCTTAAATTGAATCATTTGGTCCCttaattttcaataaccacttatttATGTGTGATTGTGGTAACAGAAGCACTACCATGCAGTACAATTCCCCTCGCATACAACTTTTTAAAGTCCATTAAGTAGCTAATAAAATAGCAGATTTTTCATAGATGTCAAATggtcagtaaaaatgtttttcacaagGTGCAACCCTCACAGCCTTGAATTTAGAATCAAGTCATTCAAAAAATGTTGCGGCCCCTTAATCACTGCTTCAGTCCAATTTGTTCAAACACTTGAAAATCAAAACACTTTTGGCTGttaaattgtatattttatatacattgtCAAATAATTAGCTGTCAAAATTCAAGAATGAATTTAGATGCTTCCATAAGAGAGAAAGCTGGAGAGAGGTGCTTGGGTGTTGGGGTTTTTGAACAAATTAAAGATggttttcacagaacaaataatCCAGAGATGACTTTACACATAATTTGTGGAAGACATCATTTTCATAAGCTAGCACCTTCATGTTACCGCATCGGGGGCCTCATGGGGACATCAGACTGGATCTTTTGTGATgcatcattttccatttttgtagGTGAGAAAAACAACACTAATATGTAGTACTGCAGGAAGCACAGGGACAGCAGTGCCTCACAGCAGAGAAATGGATGCAAACTTGCACCTCAGGCAGACAGACCTCAGTACTCTTAGACCAGAAGGTAGTgcagcatagcggttagagttaTCGCCTGGCAATCTGAAGGCCCTGCAACTAATTGGCAAAGCTGTGAGAAGATTGCAAGACAATGGGTGTGAATGAGATTATTGTTGAGACCCTTTTTCAATGCTGGATGGGACTCAGCAGGTCTGAGgaaaagagggagagggagctcATAGCACCACATCGCAACCAAGACAACCAGCAGGCTTTCCATTTTGAAGGACTCCTGGACGGGGCAAGAGGTGCAGATAGATATAGAAGAGCGTGGTGCTCCTGGGGTGATCAGTGAGAAGATCTGCTAATGATCTTTTAGACCATAagcagagtcttgaacttgatacgaGAAGCTACAGTTagcaacagagagagacaacgtcattctggatcagctggagaTGCTTGATGGCGGCGCCCGGAAGGCCAAACAGAAGGGACTTGCAGTAGTCCATGTGGAAATCCCAAACTCCAGAGCGAAGCTAAAAAAAACTCGAATAACCCACCCCCTGAGAGAACCTGTGAGCCACCACTTTGTTTTCCAGCTTTagtgattacatttattcatgcagcacttttctgcaaagtgaaatACAGCGATTAACcggtatttagctgacatctttgtccaaagtgacccGCAATGCTAGATAGAGCACACTGAATTCAGACaatcattttcttatttattgccCCACCTGTGTGACTTGGGCAGGTGATACTGGGCACGTATTCAGCTATTTGCTGTTGAAACCACAGCAGTGAGTCACGCTCCTCCATCACAGCACAGCGAGAGCACCTCCGCACACAGGTTTGTGTGTAGGTGGGTcgaataacttttttttttttggcatagACATGTTTTTCGTCTTGAGGACCCTCTGCGGAAAACAGTCAGTGGGGTCAGTACCCCTGGAGCtcacaacatgtctttggatatTTTTGCTGTCAACGTTCCCTGTACACACACGTTCGGCTCATTGCGTTACGAGAAATGGCTGTCGCACCCAACTCAAGTATGTGCGTATGCAGCCATCGCCAAGTCGTTCAGGTGACGAcgtttcattttgaaatgttgcgTGAAGAATGCATCTTCTGCTAAGTTATTTCCTGTGAGCTCTGGAAAATTGCACACATAAACACGAACTGTTGTTTGTGCACCATTTATGTATATACACTGTATGTCTGAACTTTTGATCTTTTTATGGATTTTCGTCTTAGAAATATCCATCTCATGCGGACTGAAGGTTCAGTTAGTAATTGCACGTACTCATTTTGGAATAAAGAAATACTG
Coding sequences:
- the znf76 gene encoding zinc finger protein 76 translates to MEDVGLQAVTLSDGSTAYIQQAIKDGNLVEGDTIQLEDGTTAYIQQVTVQQKEALPFEDGQVVQLEDGSTAYIHHTPKEGYDPSAVEAVQLEDGSTAYIHHPVTLQASRTILTVQPGGTLEELTREQALDPDTISTLEQYASKEAEDSISNGARVLKEMDSRVEHTTVQVMIEEKSWASTKAQQTTEKSFRCDYEGCGRLYTTAHHLKVHERAHTGDRPYRCDVPTCGKAFATGYGLKSHLRTHTGEKPYKCPEDMCYKAFKTSGDLQKHVRTHTGEKPFKCPFEGCGRSFTTSNIRKVHIRTHTGERPYMCPESGCGRGFASATNYKNHMRIHTGEKPYVCTVPGCGKRFTEYSSLYKHHVVHTHCKPYTCNHCGKTYRQTSTLAMHKRTTHGDFESTEEEVEAVEPPHKQPRLAFLEGGESKEEASQVMVSLSHEELQALGTAITMVTQDGTTITVPANQDTVDSTGQHTVTMVARDGKELQPVAIVTSDGMTGGSGMTSPSYQQVALLATANGTQIAVQLEDQQTLEEAISMATAAIQQGSLSQDGGPP